CAGGCAgtcctccccttctctgtctctcctgtatTTCCCCCCTTCCTTTTAACAAATCCATGAAGCAGATACTCCGCACCGCGCTGGAAATACTCACCTATCCCTGGGCCCACATTTTAAAGGCCAACGCTACCCCGGAAAGCTCTGAGTAGGTTCTCTGAGCCAATAAACACGCTCAGCCTTGGGCCACGAGCCGCTGTCATCTTCCTGGGAACTACATGCAGCCTCGAGACAGGGCCTGCCCTGTATCTGTAGAGCACTTTATAGTCTTTGACGCACCACTGCATAAATACCTCATCGTTGGCTCGCAACAACCCCATGATGTAGGCAGGGTAGTTTTTACTACACCTCTTCTGCAGCTGAGGAAGAGGAGGTTCTGAAGGGAGGATACTTGCTCCCCGAGCTTTAACAGTAGTCAGGTCGCTAACTCCAGGCTCCTCGTCCTTGTTCCTTTTGTTCCGGTTCCCTTCCCTGCACTTGATGCTGTCTCACGAAGAGGTCTCGGGTGCCCTGTGCTAAGGAGCGGCCGTCCGGATTGAACTGCTCCGCTGTTCGGAGCGGGTCCTTGGTGACCAGAGGCAGTTACCTGATGCTGGCGCCGGAGTTTTGCCTTTAGACTCTGGGTGTTCGGGTGAGCTCATGCGTTGGGCCTGAGTGGCAGCGGCTGTCTCTCTCATGGCACTGCCACTTCCTTCAGTGGTCACAGCTATAGGAGGGGGAAATAAAGGAGTCATTGCAAATACGGCCGGGAGCAGGGTGGTCTGAGATTGGCGGCTGCCCCTGAGCTAGAAGACGGGCACGGAGAGCCACCGACCGCTCTGCACACAGCCGCTGCAGAGACCGACCGACCCGGCCAGACCTTGACCCGCCCCCACAGGCTCACGCACCCAGTCCCTGCGTTGTTACCCATCGTCCCCCAGAGATCGTCCCTGACAGCAGGACTTGTGGGGCCTGGGCAGTATTACGAGGACTCTTCCCAGGGGCAGATGTTTTCTTTCACACCCCAGGGGCCCGATGCCCTCATGGCTCTGCCGGCTTCCCGGAGCCCCCACCGTTGGCAGTCAGGGACCCCTAACGTCGCCATCAAGAAGCAGCACTTCAGACTCAAGGTATTCCAAAACCAAGCTCAGCCTCCCCCCAACAACCTCCTCTCCCCTATGTGGCTGCCCGTCTCCTGAGGCCCAGAGACCCCAGGGTCCTCAGCTGctctctgactccctctcctGTCCAGTCACCAAACCCCTGTCGGTGCCTTGCaaaggtcttttttgttttttgggggttttttttcccaaatatggAACGATCATATTGTTTTTGTGGTatattattgtaaaatatttaaacaaaagtatCCCCTCCCCTGACCCAAGGGCAACCACTGTTAACAGTTTGCTATAGAATATTCTTCACACACTtgggttttaaaatttgaatgcATAAAGATCTACCTTACTCTCTTTAAACGCTGCATAGTATTTCATCGAATGTACCGTAACTTACTTAACCCATCTGCTTTCAATGGACATTAGATTGCCTCCACTTCTCACtgtaataatgctgcaataaaagaGCCCTGTGTGTGGAGGACGCATATGTAAGTGTGCACCTCGTACTATTATTTCTTAATTCCCCAAAACAGGGCTTCTGTCTGAGAGGGTATTTCCATCTCAGAACAGACACGCCGCCAGAAGGGCCGCTCCAGTCTGCTCTCCCATCCAGTGCCTAGGATCGCTGATTTTTCCACTTTCCCATCAACACTTTCACCCCTTCCAATCTTTGCCCGGCTGGTAAGTAAAAAAGtcgttttaaaaattcatctcgCTTTTAGTTTGGATTTCTGGGATTCAGTGAACAAAGctgagctttttttaaaaatgtgtttgcatCTACATTTCTTCAGTCACCGTCACTTGCAAACAGCCTAAAACCAATTCCCTCGCGCCCCTCCTCACGCTGCTGGCCCCACACgtgcccttcctgcccctcctctcctggtGACTCCTCTCCAAATGCCCTCTTCTTTCCCCGCCCGAAGCACTGCACATTCCTCTGGTGAAATGAATCACTTTGTACAATCCAgacacacagaatgggagaaacaCGCATAGTCTCATCACCTGACTGTAACCACTGTCAACATTTCTACACATTTCCGTCCAGTCTTTTTTGCTAAGCACAGGCGGGGGTTTCCCTTCCGTATGCCGTTGAGTGCACTACGTGTATAATGTTGAACCGCGCTTTGTCCCTTTAACGCCCTGTCACGACAAGCATTGTCCCCTGTCATTATAGCCGCCTTGCTTCTATCAACTCCGGCTCTGAGCGTTTTGCTCGCTTGCTGAAAACCTCCGATGCCTCCACCTGCCGCAAGGTCAAGTCCTTCAGAATttgtccctctttccctcttcctttgtcACTCCCTCCCCAAATACGTGACCTACACTCTGGTCACATCAGACTGCTTTCATTCGCAAACCACACGTTTTCACACCTGCTCGTTTTTgctctgctgttccctctgccaggaagaATGTTCTAGTGTTTGCTACCTAAAATCCTCCGTGAACTTTTTGTCCAATTACCGCCACCTTTCCAGGCAAAATGAATGAGTCACTTTCCTGCCAAGGTGCTCAGGTCACACTTCTGGCTCAGCACTTATCAGACTGTTGTCTCTATTAGTCCCTATTAGACTAAGctcttttaaaaacaggaaacagGTCCTGCTTTTCTTGGTATCCTCAGTTCAATGCCTTGTTCAAAACCAGTACTCAGGAAGTGACTGTTGAATTCAATCATCCACCAACGTGTAAATCACTGTTCAAGGCCTGGGAAAGATACAAAGAGGCACAAGACAGCCCCTGCCCTGTGAGATTCCACAATCTCAATAATTCATAATCTGATCATTCATAatcatttataattaataaaatgagaaCGAGGCCAGCCCCGTCTGTCGAGTAAGGACAGAGGCGGGAGATGGAATGAATCACTAAACATCTCACTAGTGAATTGAGATTAGAGTAGTAtaactgccatttattgagcatctgtcaGATGCCAGGCACTGGACCATAGCTCATGACACTGGtatttttcttgactttaaagatgagaaaaaatgaaGTTCTGAGAAGTTAGGaaacttgcctaaggccacactGTCAGTAGTAGGGTCAACATTCCAACCCTTGGCTATCAGACTCCTACAGCCCAAATAGCCTGTTTCTCCCCTGGAttcacgccccccaccccccgccccttaAATTATTACCCAGTGAGGCTGAGCAGGTGCCCTGGCTCTGCCTGCACCCGTAGAGTGGACAGGAATGCAGCCAGGGCAGGGAGACTGTGGCCCAGCACACGACCCCGCCCTCAACCTCCTGGCCTGCAGCCTGGGCATGGGGCCTCAGGCTCTGTCACCGCAGAGGAGCAGCCGGGCGCCGGGGCCTGGCTGGTGTGGCGTCCCCAACCCGCGGCGACTCGGGCGGACACCTGTTTCACTTAGTCGTCTCCCAGGCGTCCTCCCCGCGTGCGGCCGGCTGGGGACTGCCCGCTCCGGGAGCGCGGTGAGCGGAACGTCCCCAGGCGCTCTCTTCTGTCCCCGGGAAGCTCCCTGGAAGCCGGGAGCCGCTGTCTGGGGCCGACCTGGGGGAACGGAAGGTGGAGCCGGGCACGGGGCCCGCTGCTGCCTCCCGCGGAGTCGCGGACTTGCCTTCGGTAACGGGGACCTCCGGGGACGCGTGGACGGTGGCAGGGCTCGAAGTGGCGGCCAGAGCGCGCCCtgctccccgccccgcccccccggggGATAGACAGCGTCCCCGGACGGCGAGCCGCTCTCGGCGGGGGGGCCCGGGCCGTGGGGCCAAGGTCGCGCCCTGGACGGTTACCAGCAGGGTCCCGGCCCCTTCCTCTCGGGGTAAGGAGTCCCCGGGGCACACAGGCTGCGGCGGAGGCCGCGGGGCAGCCGTCCCCCTGGCTGGGAGCCGCGGGGCTCTCGGGAgcggggcgcgcggggggcgCACTCGGCGGGCCCGCGGCTGACTCGCTGCGGGAGCCGCGCCGGGCGCTGGTCCCGGCGGCAGGAGAGAAAGCTCGCGAGGGGCGCCCCGCGCCCGGGATCCCCACCAGGCCCGGGCCGTGGGACAAGGACCCCGACGGGTGGCGTCCAGCGGCCGaggcggggcgcgcggggcgcGCGGCTCCCGGGGCCCTGCGGCGGCCCTGCGGTTCTTCCACGCCTGACCCTGCACTCCCAGTGCCGACCGGGCTGAGCCCGGCCTGGGGCGGCCAGACAGGGGCCAGGTTAGACCTCACGTGGGAAGCAGAGGACAGGATGGTACCCAGTTTCTCTACCGAATCTGACCACAGGCCCAGGCCCTGGCGCTGTTGCCGTCAGGGTGAGGGCCACGTTCCTTCGCAGCTCACAGGGAGTTCTCCTTGTAGGATCAGGGTGTCCCCGCTCAACGCTAAGCACCGCACCCCACCTGCAGCTCCTACCTgcactcccccgccccccccccccccgctcccttTTGCAAGCTAATTCCTTCTCGGGGTCCAAACACAAACAGAATCACTTCCTCCAGAAAATCCAGATGATTACAGGAACTGAGACACTCCCCTCCTATGTCCCCATTATGCCTGTGCCTATACACACAACACCAACTATCGACACCTTGGGCTCCTTGAGAGTGgcccctgatttttctttgtgtCCCCAGAATAAATAAAGCTCTGTGCAACTATGAGCAAGTTCCCtaacttctctgtgtcctcagaaAAGGCAAGAATACCTTTGTCAGATATAGGAATCTGCAACAAAGCCAGGAGAACCGTGATTCTGCCCTCAACTACCCTACTTAGCTTCAGAACTCTTGGGAAGCAAAATCAGGTAATAGCTGTGAAGATGTTtcaggaatttaaaaatgctgtagGAGAGCAATCACTGTGTTTCCCAACATGTCCCCACACATAGTCCCAACAACTCTTCTGGAATCTTTTCTCCACCCAGAGGAGCCCAGAATCACAATGGATTCGACAGGCACCTCTCCTGTGGTTCCCCCTCTGGATGCTAAACCTCGAAGGCCTCTCTGATGACTTCTCAGGAGCACTGCCCAGAGTCTTCCCCTCCGCCTCCCTCATCACCTCACTGGGGGTGCCACACAGCTTCTCCTGAGCCTCCCGCCCTGGAACTGCAAGTTAGTGGCCCAGGTCAAAGAGGGAGGTTGATGGCAACTGAGTCCCCCTTCTCCAACCCCAGCTGGCCcttcagggggtgggggtgggctggaaAATCCTCTTCTGGGCAGATCCCACGGGGCATGCAGGTGACCTCTCCAGCTCTCAGACCCCGAGACCTTGGGACCCAGCCAAGGACAGGTCCAAAGCACCCACACAGAACCGAAAACAGGCACGTACTTGGCCTGCGCATTGTCTCCACGGCCACTTCTGAGGAGGGAGCGTGAAAGGATGGCTGGAGAGCTGTGGGCTCCCGGTGCCCAACGGAAGGGTCTGTGAGTAAGGAAGGAGAGTGGTGAGGACAGGGCCGACCTGGCACAGAGCGCCCCCAGGTCTGCCTCCCCTAAGGCCTGCCGGCAGCCCCACCAGCTGCCCATCTCAGCCAGCTCAgtgtgcatgcgtgcacgtgcgtgtgcCGGCTGCGGGCGGGGGCTTGCCGGGTCTTTAATCCTCAGAGGAGCCCTGCAAGGGAGGGACCATCATTCTTCCTTGGTAGATAAGGATCCCCATTCTCATCAAATCCAAACCACCAAAAGAAACAGCCAAGAACAGGCAGATCCACAGAAAGTGCATTAGCGGCTGTCGGGGCTGAGGGtgagggagaatggggagtgactgctcgAGGACAAGGAGTTCCTTTCGGGGTGacaaaaatgtcctaaaattagtGGTGACGCCTGGACACCCCTGTGACTACTAATAGCCACTGAGTTAGACACTTAAGAAGGGTGATTTTTAAGGTATGTGGACTATATCCCGTAAAGCTGTTACAAAAAGTAAAgaagactggaaaggaagaagggaggggagagggagggaagaaggcaggaaagaaagaaaaaaaaaaaagagaagaaaaggataagGCAGGACGCACCTGTTGCTGAGGACACACTCTACACAAGATCCAGAATAGCCAGGCAGGCCTCTGGTTCACGTGCACTTAGAGTTCAACAACAGTGACAACCGCTAACATCTGCTgggcacctactctgtgccagggtCTCTGCTAGGTTTGTTCTATACATTCTCATTCAGTCTCCGAAGCCATTCGTTAAACATATTTtccaggagaggaaaaggaggctcAGAGATGCCACGCGCCTTATTTGTAGCAAATGGTAAAGCCCGTGTGAGATTCCCAAGTCCATGCTTTGAACCTCTGCATTGCCCGAAAACTAATCACCATTGCTAACTGCTAATGCCCTGAGGCTCGATGGGCTCCACTCCTCCTTTCAAGCTCCCTCAGAAGCTCCTCTTACCCTCAGGGTCTAGAGGTTCTTCCTTGGGTCCAACCTCAGCATCTCCTGCTGCTCAATAAACCCATGTCCCATCCCGTTCTATCCTTGGTAAGCCCAGGGCCCGTGGGGTCACACACCGTAGAAGCAGATGAAGGGTCTCAGGGAAGAGCAGGCCAACGAATACACTCGGGGGGAGTAGCGCGCGTAGGTGCGGAGCCCCGCGCACAGTCCCGTCCCCAGCTCGGGCACTTGAAGCCAGGTGGGGATGCTGGCACCCAGGTTGCTCAACCAGCTCAGAGACCCAGAGGTTGCATTGAAGTAGAGGCCGATCCAGGCCTCGGTCTCACTCGTGATGGACTTCAAGGCCTCCTTGCCCGCCTCGTCGGTCACCATCTGCAGGTCGGCCAGGTCCGTGTGGTGGCTGTGGCAATACCGCAGGGCCTCCGGCCAGGTCATTTCTTGGTCGAATCGCATGAAGGTCTGTCGGCCAATCTGGACCACAGCTGGGGGCAAAAAACAGGGAGACCGCAGGCCTGAGGTCCTGGATCTCTGACAGACCAAGCCTCACTGCTCCCCTGGGACAGAGCTCGGGTCTGACTCGGGCCCTTGTCCCGGTCCCTGGGTGTTGGATTTGAGGAAACCCACCATTTTACAGGCAGACTAAACACCACATTGGGAGAACGGATGGGCTATCATGGCAGCAGCCGAGAGAATGCAAATTAGGAAAGGCGGGGATGAAGAGCCCTGCTGGTGGCTAAAGTCCTTACAAGCTAAGtctgagtttccatttcttcatctgtgcaGTGGGCATAATAGCACCTAGACTAATTTAAAGGCCTAAACGAAACCATGTATGCAACTGGTTTCGCACCGTGCGTGCAAATAATTAACGCTTGATTGAAAGGTAGTGACACTTTAtggggaggtgaggaggaaaATGGGACAATCCTACTTTAGAGGCAGCCTCATCTGTGATTTGCAGCAGCTCTAACTATGGCGCTGGCTCTCAGGAGGCTCCAGGGCTaaggcaggagagagacagggggtgATATCCATCATATCTGGAGAGCCAGGGAAAAGACAGAGCGTGCCCATCCCAGTGGGCCCGACTTCCAGCGGGGCTCAGACAGCCCGGGATGCCGGCCTCCCATAGCCcgcaccctccctcccccgtctctGCCGGAGGCTGGCCTGGGCCGACCCCCCACGACCGCCCCTTGCCAGGCCTGTCTCATCTGTAGCACACGAGCCCACGCATCTGATTCTAAACAGTGGGACTGGGAAAGGATGTGGTGCCAGATCCTGAGGGACTGATTCCAGAGACCCGATGAAGGAAACACCTCTATTTGCAGAACAGAGAGCCACATCCTCAGATTCAAATAGGGCGTCCCAAACTCTCTGACACATCCTGGTTCACCTAAGCCCGGCAAGATTTGCCTGATGTTTCCCTCAATTCCCTAtctaaactgattttttaaagctatCCTCTATGCAGCGAGGACTCCCCAGCCCCGAGCTATGCGTGTGGCAGACGTCATCTTTTTAAATCCTCATTATAATCCTGAGAGGTAGATGCTATCAACCTCATCATACAGGTGGGAAAGCGGGGGCCCGTGTTGGTGATGATGTGCCCAAACTCACGCCGTATTAAATGGCAAGACGAGATTCAGACGAGGTCCACCTTGGACGCCCGGCCATCTTCACTCTACAGCTCCGTATTTCGTAGCGTGCGGAAAACCGGCTCCATAAAgcagagggagtggggagtgTATTCCCTTTGTCATGGATTCTTTACCCCCGATgtgaagaaagtttaaaaaaatatacagcagggggcacctgggtggctctgttggttaagcatccgactcttagtttcagctcaggtcgtgatctcgagtttcatgagttccagccctgcgtcgggctctgacggtgtggaacctgcctgggattctctctctccctctctctctctatctctctctctctgcccctccgctgcttgctctctctgtctctctcaaaatcaatcaataaacttaaaaaacaattaaaaacagaagattCCAGGGCAGGAATATCAGAAGGGAAGTCCCCCTCACCCACCGCAGAAGCGGGGGCCTCACCAGAGCTGGGATGCAGCCTGGGCCATTAACGGCCCCTCTCTGGTTggagaccttgagcaagtcacttccctGTCTGGGTTCCTCTGAATAATAAAACCGGACTGATTCTCTCCACGGGGTTCAGCCCGGGGACAGCAAAGCCAGAGGATCCCTCAGCCAGGCAAGggtagggaggagcagaggggacacAGGTGGCATGACCCTGCCCGCCAGCCCAGGTGGACAAGTCAGAGAGCAGGCAGAGCTCCCAGGTGCGTACCTGGCTTTGGAGAGGAGGTTGGGCTGAGAGCGGGCTCTGTGGGGATGCGGTGCCCCACAGCAGGgtctggaaaacagaaacagagcatgcgTCACGGGGAGGGAACCTCTGCAGGCACCGGGAACCAAGCGGAAGCCAGGAGATGCCTTGAGCTCCAGGGTAAACAGCTTTCTCCATCCCTGtgacatttattcaagaaatatatacaggacgagaaagagggagattgagagagagagaaagcccctATTTTGTGGCAGACACTATTCTGGGCCCGGGGAAAACAGCAGAAATTAGACAAACAGGATCCTGGCTTTTGAAGAGAATATGAAGGAGCCAGCCTTGCAAAGTGGTAGAAGGAGATCCCCAGGCAGAGCGAAGGCCAAGCCCCTAAGTGGGAAAGGGCAGCGTGAGTCTGAGGAGCAGAGAGCCAGTGtggccaggggcagggagaggagatgaGGCCAAAAAGGTCAGGCAGGGCCTGGTCGGCCTCAAAAGGGACGTGACCCTAAGTGCTAAGCCACCTATTGAATGTGTTGGAGCAGAGTGACCTGGTTTGTATTTTTAAGAGCTCATTCTGTGTTGAGAACTGactgtgggggcagggcagaccctcccccccccccccaaagaccAGGGTGGAGGACTTGTGGAGTCAGGACGTGCCTCAGTGGAGCCCAAGGAcaccagagggaggaggggagagcctGCGCCCAGGGCCCTTTCTTTGAGGGGCTCCCACCCCTGCACATCCAGCACTCCTGACCGTCTCTACTGGCTTGGGAATCTGAAAGTCAAGCCTCGCCCCGTGGGCTGTATTTCAAGGCCCCATGACAGGCGCGCGGCGTCGCGAAAACAGGGGAGGTGTCCAGCTGTGCTCCGTGCCCCTGTTTGAGGGGTTTGGGTGACACAGAGTTGGGCTGGGCTTCGGCTGACACAGAAAAGCAGAAGCTTTTGACCAGAAAAGTGCCGTCTGGTCTGTAACTATCCCCCTGTGTGATCCCCCCAGGACGGTGGCATGGGCAGAGACGGACCAGCAGGGGCAGGATGGGGCCAAGATGGGGTCAGGACGGGGCCCTTGAGCACCGCCGATTTCCTGCAGGGATGTCCGAAGGGGTTGGTTCCCATCCACTACTCTCCCTGCCACCATGAGAGGTAAAACCGGACCTGTGCTCTGTGGGAAGAGCAACGCTGAATTCTGCTGCCTTTGCTGCGTAGATGCAAGCGGATCCCCCACCcgcttttcctttttcctccctttctttttcctcttctcccaaaTCCCTAACCGGCAGGAGGGGACAGGCCAGATTTCACCTTCTCTCCACGCTGATTGCCACTTGTTTCTCTGACGGAGTCGGAGGAACGAGGGACAGAGGAGATAGAAACCAAGGCTGCAGAGACGCGTGTAGCAGCGGGGTTAAGAGAACAGCGGGTCGTCCTCGTCCCGGGAAGGACGTGACAgggcccgccccccaccccaccccccacctgctcGGGAGAAGCCACCCCGGAGGAAGAGCGGGCGCAGGACCGGACTCGAACACACGAACACACACCGTAGTAGCAGATGAAGGGCTTCTGCGCCGTGCACGAGGCGGCCCCGAGGTTGGGGAAGACGGATACGGAATACAGAGTGGCGCAGACGCCCTCGGCGAACACCGGCAGCGAGCTCCACACGGGCGCCGCGAAGGTGGAGCCGCTGGACCAGCTCAGGCCGCGCACGCGCACGTCGAAGAAGAGGCCGATCCACGCCTCGGTGCTGCTCGTGAGCGAATAGAGGGAGCTCATGCTGCTCACGCTGTTCATGCTCTGCAGGTCGGCCAGGTCCGTGTGGTGCCGCCGGCAGTACCGCAGGGCCTCAGACCAGCTCAGCGTCGCCTCCACCCTCGAGAACGTCTTGCCACTGTTCAGCAGCCCCAGGGCTGGGACAGGAGAGGCCGTTGGCGCATGGctgcccccaacccacccctGGTCCCCAAAGAGCTTCCGGCCTCAGCACAGGGAGCCTCCCaggcctcttttttccccccgcTCCACCCCTTACCGTGGGGTCTCCCCTCGCACACAGCtgtgcctctgggcctttgcacaagctgcGCTCTGGGCCTGGAAGGACtggccactccccaccccctgctccccccagTCCCTCGTTCTCCAGGGTCCTTCTCTCCCCACTTGCCTTTGCCCGACTAACTGCTCAGCCCTCTGCCCCATCCTCTACACCCTTCCCATTTGCTCAGTGCCCCTTTGTTAGTGCTTAGTAACAATATCCCGTGTTGACTGAGCCCTCACGGCTCGGTGTGCCTGCAGCTCATGGAATCTTTCCAGTAACTCCCCAGGAGGGACATCACCATGCctgttttgcaaatgaggaaacccAGTCACAGAGAGTTAAGGGACTTGACCAAGGCCACCCAGCGGGAAGGGACAGAGCCAGGACACAAGGACCATGGGAGGAGTTTCCAGGGCCAGGCCCTGAATCATAGCAGAAAACCACCCTGTTGTAGGCAGGGCTCAGAACAAGGGCTGCACATGAAAACCACCTGGGGAGTTTTCCAAATACACTGATGTGCAGGCCCACCCCACAGCAAGGATCTGCATTTGCTGGGCTGGCATCAGACTTTTGTAAAACCCCCAGGGAAAGgacctttttgtttgtctgtctccACCACCAGGTGCAAGCAACTTGGGAGCAAAGAATgagctttattcattcatcct
This genomic interval from Prionailurus viverrinus isolate Anna chromosome F1, UM_Priviv_1.0, whole genome shotgun sequence contains the following:
- the CLEC20A gene encoding putative C-type lectin domain family 20 member A → MLVRGLPVSLCVAALGLLNSGKTFSRVEATLSWSEALRYCRRHHTDLADLQSMNSVSSMSSLYSLTSSTEAWIGLFFDVRVRGLSWSSGSTFAAPVWSSLPVFAEGVCATLYSVSVFPNLGAASCTAQKPFICYYDPAVGHRIPTEPALSPTSSPKPAVVQIGRQTFMRFDQEMTWPEALRYCHSHHTDLADLQMVTDEAGKEALKSITSETEAWIGLYFNATSGSLSWLSNLGASIPTWLQVPELGTGLCAGLRTYARYSPRVYSLACSSLRPFICFYDPSVGHREPTALQPSFHAPSSEVAVETMRRPTVTTEGSGSAMRETAAATQAQRMSSPEHPESKGKTPAPASGQVFGILKADFTIPALLDPEDVKDQFLSEIREVLKLTLGHEQFRLKWVGFEVNKKQPMSADPEASHTIFSGF